A region from the Pogoniulus pusillus isolate bPogPus1 chromosome 43, bPogPus1.pri, whole genome shotgun sequence genome encodes:
- the LOC135192610 gene encoding feather beta keratin-like yields MSCYDLCRPCGPTPLANSCNEPCVRQCQDSRVVIQPSPVVVTLPGPILSSFPQNTAVGSTTSAAVGSILSESGVPISSGGFGLSGLGGRYCGRRCLPC; encoded by the coding sequence ATGTCCTGCTACGATCTGTGCCGCCCCTGCGggccaacccccctggccaacagCTGCAACGAGCCCTGtgtcaggcagtgccaggactccAGGGTGGTGATCCAGCCCTCGCCCGTGGTGGTGACGCTGCCAGgacccatcctcagctccttcccccagaaCACCGCCgtgggctccaccacctctgctgctgtgggcagcatccTGAGCGAGAGTGGAGTGCCCATCAGCTCCGGGGGCTTTGGGCTGTCTGGCCTGGGCGGGCGCTACTGCGGCAgacgctgcctgccctgctag